The following are encoded in a window of Nitrospirota bacterium genomic DNA:
- a CDS encoding cold-shock protein produces MANGTVKWFNDSKGFGFITSEDGSDVFVHHTSIQGNGFKSLAEGDKVSFDTEKGPKGPKAINVVKL; encoded by the coding sequence ATGGCTAATGGAACAGTAAAGTGGTTCAATGACTCAAAGGGTTTTGGCTTTATCACAAGCGAAGACGGCAGTGATGTATTTGTCCACCATACGTCAATCCAAGGCAATGGATTTAAATCCCTTGCTGAGGGTGATAAGGTCAGCTTTGATACTGAAAAAGGCCCGAAAGGCCCCAAGGCAATCAATGTAGTTAAACTGTAA